A genome region from Streptomyces xanthophaeus includes the following:
- a CDS encoding beta-ketoacyl-[acyl-carrier-protein] synthase family protein — protein sequence MGTAQKDGIAVTGLGLVTPAGIGVDENWRRVLSGRSAAACDPELEGGKPDFSCRVPGFDAAALLGRTKAWRYDRFVQLAIAAAREAVADSGLDPKQWDGARVAVVVGNSLGGSTTFERQCQTMGEQGPGMVSPMLVPMSMVNMVAGYVAIDIGAKGPSLVTATACASGTTAVGYAQDLLRSGACDVVIAGGSESAISPTVMAGLNQMGALSKRMDYPELASRPFDAHRDGFVAAEGAGILVLERAADARARGASVHAYVSGYGASSDAHHATAPDPQGHGVERAVRAALADAGLAPEDIGHVNAHGTSTPMNDVTEARGLYRVFGEGAAVCSTKGVTGHPLAAAGAIEAAYTVLAVKHGRIPPTANLTDRDPDIALDLVAGAPRQTRLLAAVSNSAGFGGHNAALVVTAA from the coding sequence ATGGGCACAGCGCAGAAGGACGGCATCGCGGTCACCGGCCTGGGCCTGGTGACCCCGGCCGGCATCGGAGTAGACGAGAACTGGCGACGTGTCCTCTCGGGCCGCAGCGCCGCCGCCTGCGACCCGGAACTGGAGGGCGGCAAGCCGGACTTCTCCTGCCGGGTGCCCGGATTCGACGCGGCCGCACTGCTCGGCCGTACCAAGGCGTGGCGCTACGACCGCTTCGTCCAGCTGGCGATCGCGGCCGCACGGGAGGCGGTCGCGGACTCCGGACTGGATCCGAAGCAATGGGACGGCGCCCGGGTGGCGGTCGTCGTCGGCAACTCCCTCGGGGGATCGACGACCTTCGAGCGGCAGTGCCAGACGATGGGCGAACAGGGCCCGGGCATGGTCTCGCCCATGCTGGTCCCGATGTCCATGGTCAACATGGTCGCCGGGTACGTGGCCATCGACATCGGGGCCAAGGGGCCGAGCCTGGTCACCGCCACGGCCTGCGCCTCCGGCACCACGGCCGTCGGCTACGCGCAGGACCTGCTGCGCAGCGGCGCCTGCGACGTGGTGATCGCCGGGGGTTCGGAGTCGGCGATCAGCCCCACCGTCATGGCGGGCCTGAACCAGATGGGCGCGCTGTCCAAGCGGATGGACTACCCGGAACTGGCCTCGCGGCCCTTCGACGCCCACCGGGACGGCTTCGTCGCCGCCGAGGGCGCCGGCATCCTGGTGCTGGAACGCGCCGCGGACGCCCGCGCCCGGGGTGCCTCCGTGCACGCGTACGTGAGCGGCTACGGGGCTTCCTCGGACGCCCACCACGCCACCGCGCCGGACCCGCAGGGCCACGGCGTCGAGCGGGCGGTGCGCGCGGCCCTGGCCGACGCGGGACTCGCACCCGAGGACATCGGCCACGTCAACGCGCACGGCACGTCCACGCCGATGAACGACGTGACGGAGGCGCGCGGCCTGTACCGCGTGTTCGGCGAGGGCGCGGCCGTCTGCTCCACCAAGGGCGTCACCGGCCACCCGCTGGCGGCGGCCGGAGCGATCGAAGCCGCGTACACGGTGCTGGCCGTCAAGCACGGCCGGATCCCGCCGACGGCCAACCTGACCGACCGGGACCCGGACATCGCCCTGGACCTCGTCGCCGGCGCGCCGCGGCAGACGCGACTGCTCGCCGCGGTCAGCAACTCGGCGGGCTTCGGCGGCCACAACGCGGCACTCGTCGTCACCGCCGCCTAG
- a CDS encoding aldo/keto reductase: MKTRQLGSAGPDVSSIGLGCMGMSWGYAESQRTDSTSVEVIRTALDLGVTFLDTADIYGDGHNESLVGEALQGRRDEVVLATKMGLVVDDLATKRMHRDGSPAQVRRAVEASLKRLRTDVIDLYYLHRVDPAVPLEETWGALAELVAEGKVRHLGLSEVTAGEAARAHAVHPVTAIQSELSLWTRDALEGDDVVGWCAANGAAFVPFAPLGRGYLTGSIDTSTQFEDDDFRATNPRFSDAARAANQRIVDTVKDVAQAHGATPAQVALAWVLARGEHVVPIPGTKRVGYLRENVAAVDVRLTPFDLDRLTGLPSAVGTRY, encoded by the coding sequence GTGAAGACGCGCCAACTGGGTTCCGCAGGACCGGACGTGAGCTCCATCGGGCTCGGCTGTATGGGAATGAGCTGGGGATACGCAGAGTCCCAGCGCACCGACAGCACCTCCGTGGAGGTCATCCGGACGGCCCTCGATCTGGGCGTGACGTTCCTGGACACCGCGGACATCTACGGGGACGGGCACAACGAGTCCCTCGTCGGCGAGGCCCTGCAGGGCCGTCGCGACGAGGTGGTCCTGGCGACCAAGATGGGTCTGGTCGTGGACGACCTGGCCACCAAGCGGATGCACCGGGACGGCTCCCCGGCCCAGGTGCGCCGGGCCGTCGAGGCGAGCCTGAAGAGGCTGCGCACCGATGTCATCGACCTCTACTACCTGCACCGGGTCGACCCCGCCGTGCCGTTGGAGGAGACCTGGGGCGCCCTCGCCGAACTGGTCGCCGAGGGCAAGGTGCGCCACCTGGGGCTGTCCGAGGTGACGGCGGGCGAGGCCGCTCGGGCGCACGCCGTGCACCCGGTGACGGCGATCCAGTCGGAGCTGTCCCTGTGGACGCGCGATGCGCTCGAAGGTGACGACGTCGTCGGCTGGTGTGCGGCGAACGGGGCCGCCTTCGTCCCCTTCGCCCCCCTGGGCCGGGGCTATCTCACCGGCAGCATCGACACGTCGACGCAGTTCGAGGACGACGACTTCCGGGCCACCAACCCGCGGTTCTCCGACGCCGCACGGGCCGCCAACCAGCGGATCGTGGACACCGTGAAGGACGTGGCCCAGGCGCACGGCGCCACGCCGGCGCAGGTGGCGCTGGCCTGGGTGCTGGCGCGCGGCGAGCACGTCGTACCCATCCCGGGCACCAAGCGGGTCGGGTACCTGCGCGAGAACGTGGCGGCCGTCGACGTGCGGCTCACCCCCTTCGACCTGGACCGGCTCACCGGCCTGCCGTCCGCCGTCGGCACCCGCTACTGA
- a CDS encoding MFS transporter, with protein MSTTAQPIDRAPSRAGITLLAACLIAALLPTSITGTSVTLPAMGADLGSDLADLQWVVNAYDLTFASFLLACGSLSDIIGRRRMFLGGMTVFALCSLIAGAATDITVVDIVRGIAGIGAAAVITSASSALANAFDGAARARAFGFYGTCFGIGLAFGPLAAGALTSALDWRWFFYAQAIIAVVVIIAALRIPEGRNPEAPKVDWAGTFTFTSSLFLLILALVEGPQIGWAHPVVLLFLAGSALLLAGFVLVESRSAHPMFDLGLFRQPQYVALCVTPVALAFGFVALLVFLPSYFMAVDGISAADAGLLLLLLTAPTLVMPAVAGYASKWLSPRALLVTCMTLVAAGTAWLTVIEANIGVLSLAGPLLVIGIGFGISNGVLDGAAVSSVEPHRAGMAAGMFNTMRITGEVIAIAAMGSLMVSVTRSQLSDGIGDYAAAGSAGDVANQLAQGDLVTSATKVEESLRGAYTEFASTAYSGAMHEILWVLSAICLVTVPFLWVLCRPRKDAAAPEATAPGTATESPEPALTGSAS; from the coding sequence GTGAGTACAACCGCACAGCCAATAGACCGAGCACCGTCCCGAGCGGGCATCACGCTGCTGGCGGCATGCCTGATCGCGGCGCTCCTGCCCACCTCGATCACCGGAACCTCCGTCACCCTCCCCGCCATGGGTGCCGATCTCGGGAGCGACCTCGCCGACCTCCAGTGGGTCGTCAACGCCTACGACCTGACGTTCGCCAGCTTCCTGCTCGCCTGCGGCTCACTGTCCGACATCATCGGCCGCCGCCGGATGTTCCTCGGCGGCATGACGGTCTTCGCCCTCTGCTCGCTCATCGCCGGCGCGGCCACCGACATCACCGTGGTCGACATCGTCCGCGGCATCGCCGGCATCGGCGCCGCCGCCGTCATCACCAGCGCCAGCTCCGCCCTCGCCAACGCCTTCGACGGCGCCGCCCGCGCCCGCGCCTTCGGCTTCTACGGCACCTGCTTCGGCATCGGCCTCGCCTTCGGCCCGCTGGCCGCCGGCGCGCTGACCAGTGCGCTCGACTGGCGCTGGTTCTTCTACGCCCAGGCCATCATCGCCGTGGTCGTCATCATCGCCGCCCTGCGCATCCCCGAAGGCCGCAACCCCGAGGCACCCAAGGTCGACTGGGCCGGCACCTTCACCTTCACCTCCAGTCTCTTCCTGCTGATCCTCGCGCTGGTCGAAGGCCCCCAGATCGGCTGGGCGCACCCGGTCGTCCTGCTCTTCCTCGCCGGCTCCGCCCTGCTGCTCGCCGGCTTCGTCCTCGTCGAATCGCGTTCCGCGCACCCCATGTTCGACCTGGGCCTCTTCCGTCAGCCGCAGTACGTCGCCCTGTGCGTGACCCCGGTCGCCCTCGCCTTCGGCTTCGTCGCCCTCCTGGTCTTCCTGCCCTCGTACTTCATGGCCGTGGACGGCATCTCCGCCGCCGACGCCGGTCTGCTCCTGCTGCTGCTCACCGCCCCCACCCTGGTCATGCCGGCCGTCGCGGGCTACGCCTCCAAGTGGCTCTCGCCCCGCGCCCTGCTGGTCACCTGCATGACGCTGGTCGCCGCCGGCACCGCCTGGCTGACCGTCATCGAGGCCAACATCGGCGTCCTGTCGCTGGCCGGTCCGCTGCTCGTCATCGGCATCGGCTTCGGCATCTCCAACGGCGTGCTGGACGGCGCCGCCGTCAGCTCCGTGGAGCCGCACCGCGCCGGCATGGCCGCGGGCATGTTCAACACGATGCGCATCACCGGCGAGGTCATCGCCATCGCCGCCATGGGCTCGCTGATGGTCAGCGTCACCCGCTCGCAGCTCTCCGACGGCATCGGCGACTACGCCGCCGCGGGCTCGGCCGGCGACGTCGCCAACCAGCTCGCCCAGGGTGACCTGGTGACCTCCGCGACGAAGGTGGAGGAGTCCCTCCGCGGCGCCTACACCGAGTTCGCCTCCACCGCGTACAGCGGCGCCATGCACGAGATCCTCTGGGTGCTCTCCGCCATCTGCCTGGTCACCGTGCCGTTCCTGTGGGTCCTGTGCCGTCCGCGCAAGGACGCGGCCGCCCCGGAGGCGACCGCCCCGGGCACGGCGACCGAGTCCCCGGAGCCCGCCCTCACCGGCTCGGCCTCCTAG
- a CDS encoding HAD-IB family hydrolase: protein MNNQARRTAFFDVDETLITVKSMFRFLRFHLRAQGAPDSAYEEAAAHLRRRAAEGVPREVTNREYYGLYAGCSVEEVAAEGRAWFAQELAAGGLFHPPTLDALREHRSAGDRTVLVSGSFPACLDPVAAHVGADAVLCSRPEIKDGRYTGELTVAVIGDAKAVAAEADMRATGADPADCHAYGDHASDLPLLTAVGHAHVIGDDPVLAERAADSGWHRMAGIAGHTPATAATSASSAVAASAAPAGDPLGELARLGGLPGTPEDPAWRTGAELLLRYLGRAAAMVADGYAAPEDIDTAMRLGCGMRRGPLELLASIGPHTAQAASEALGLPAGAFARLGRAPVGAAPVPAPPAAGARTVRDVGVVGSGTMATGIAAVFLASGHPVRLLARSEQRAEAARVAVHRALLSTRMPRDEADRVLEGCVTVLSAEALAGCDLVVEAIAEDLDAKLDVLTRLDRACGPGTLLATTTSSLPVARLAAAVSRPADVIGLHFFNPAPAMTLVEVVRTETTAAEVIATADALCRGLGRTPVHCTDRAGFIVNALLFPLLNDAARIVGAGHGTVEEVDAAVTGGCGLPHGPFRLLDVVGTDVALAVQQGLRRGLGGSDLDVAPLLEELVRDGVLGMKARRSVRQHLRPSA, encoded by the coding sequence ATGAACAACCAGGCCCGGCGCACGGCCTTCTTCGACGTCGACGAGACCCTCATCACCGTCAAGAGCATGTTCCGCTTCCTGCGTTTCCACCTGCGGGCCCAGGGCGCGCCCGACTCCGCGTACGAGGAGGCCGCCGCGCACCTGCGCCGGCGTGCCGCCGAGGGCGTGCCGCGCGAAGTGACCAACCGCGAGTACTACGGCCTCTACGCGGGCTGTTCGGTCGAGGAGGTCGCCGCCGAGGGACGCGCCTGGTTCGCGCAGGAACTGGCGGCCGGCGGGCTGTTCCACCCGCCGACGCTCGACGCGCTGCGCGAGCACCGGAGTGCGGGCGACCGTACGGTGCTCGTCTCCGGATCCTTCCCCGCCTGCCTCGACCCGGTCGCCGCCCACGTCGGCGCGGACGCGGTGCTGTGCTCCCGGCCCGAGATCAAGGACGGGCGCTACACCGGCGAGCTGACGGTCGCGGTCATCGGCGACGCCAAGGCCGTCGCGGCCGAGGCCGACATGCGCGCCACCGGCGCCGATCCCGCGGACTGCCACGCGTACGGCGACCACGCCTCCGACCTCCCGCTGCTGACCGCCGTCGGCCACGCGCACGTCATCGGCGACGACCCCGTCCTGGCCGAGCGTGCCGCGGACAGCGGCTGGCACCGGATGGCCGGCATCGCCGGGCACACCCCGGCGACCGCCGCCACTTCTGCTTCCTCTGCCGTCGCCGCCTCCGCCGCCCCGGCCGGCGACCCGCTCGGGGAACTCGCCCGCCTCGGCGGCCTGCCCGGCACCCCGGAGGATCCCGCGTGGCGCACCGGGGCCGAGCTGCTGCTGCGCTACCTGGGCCGCGCGGCCGCCATGGTCGCCGACGGCTACGCCGCACCTGAGGACATCGACACCGCCATGCGGCTCGGCTGCGGGATGCGCCGAGGCCCGCTGGAACTGCTCGCCTCGATCGGCCCGCACACCGCGCAGGCCGCCTCCGAAGCCCTGGGCCTGCCCGCCGGGGCGTTCGCCCGCCTGGGCCGGGCACCCGTGGGCGCGGCCCCCGTCCCGGCGCCGCCCGCCGCGGGGGCCCGTACCGTACGCGACGTCGGCGTGGTCGGCTCCGGCACCATGGCGACGGGCATCGCGGCCGTGTTCCTGGCCTCCGGCCACCCGGTACGCCTCCTCGCGCGCTCCGAGCAGCGCGCCGAGGCGGCCCGCGTGGCCGTCCACCGGGCCCTGCTGTCCACCCGGATGCCCCGCGACGAGGCCGACCGGGTCCTGGAGGGGTGCGTCACCGTCCTGTCGGCCGAGGCGCTGGCCGGCTGCGACCTCGTCGTCGAGGCGATCGCCGAGGACCTCGACGCGAAGCTCGACGTCCTGACACGGCTCGACCGTGCCTGCGGACCGGGCACGCTGCTGGCCACGACCACCTCCAGCCTGCCGGTGGCCCGGCTCGCCGCGGCCGTGAGCCGCCCGGCCGACGTCATCGGCCTCCACTTCTTCAACCCGGCCCCCGCGATGACCCTCGTCGAGGTCGTCCGGACCGAGACCACCGCGGCCGAGGTCATCGCCACCGCCGACGCCCTGTGCCGCGGCCTCGGCCGGACCCCGGTGCACTGCACCGACCGGGCCGGCTTCATCGTCAACGCCCTGCTGTTCCCGCTCCTCAACGACGCCGCCCGGATCGTCGGCGCGGGCCACGGCACGGTGGAGGAGGTCGACGCGGCCGTCACGGGCGGCTGCGGCCTCCCCCACGGCCCGTTCCGCCTGCTCGACGTGGTCGGCACCGACGTCGCACTCGCCGTGCAGCAGGGGCTGCGGCGCGGCCTGGGCGGATCGGACCTCGACGTGGCACCGCTCCTGGAGGAGCTCGTCCGCGACGGGGTCCTCGGGATGAAGGCGCGCCGCAGCGTCCGGCAGCACCTGCGGCCCTCCGCCTGA
- a CDS encoding quinone oxidoreductase family protein, with product MRAARFAEFGDHNVLTVVHDAPEPEAAPGRVVIQVSHAGVNFAEVMFRRGQFPVGLPHVPGLEAVGTVRSVGEGVTGLRPGQRVAALTLDGGGNAEFVSARADLTVPLEDELAGLPSALAAAALCNGATAWGVVHAAGRVEQGDTVLVLAAAGGVGTAAAQLARAAGAARVIGATSSPEKAAQALEFGYDAVVTYDRLEEEVRRLTDGAGVDVVLDSIGGDTRGTANGLLATLGRHVIFGDAAAQDTSYQANHVWFTGTALVGYNLGGLANSRPGVLGDHLRSALRAVADGSVRIEVTELPLADVAKAHELLESRASVGKYVVAVDGR from the coding sequence ATGCGCGCCGCACGTTTCGCCGAATTCGGCGACCACAATGTCCTGACCGTCGTCCACGACGCTCCCGAGCCCGAGGCGGCCCCCGGCCGCGTGGTCATCCAGGTCAGCCACGCGGGTGTGAACTTCGCCGAAGTGATGTTCCGCCGCGGCCAGTTCCCCGTCGGCCTGCCGCACGTGCCCGGCCTGGAGGCCGTCGGTACCGTCCGCTCCGTGGGCGAGGGCGTGACGGGCCTGCGTCCCGGCCAGCGGGTCGCCGCGCTCACCCTCGACGGCGGCGGCAACGCCGAGTTCGTCTCGGCGCGCGCCGACCTGACCGTACCGCTGGAGGACGAGCTCGCCGGGCTGCCGTCCGCCCTGGCGGCGGCCGCCCTGTGCAACGGCGCGACCGCCTGGGGCGTCGTGCACGCCGCGGGCCGCGTCGAGCAGGGCGACACCGTACTCGTCCTGGCCGCGGCCGGCGGCGTGGGCACCGCGGCGGCCCAGCTCGCCCGGGCCGCCGGCGCCGCCCGCGTCATCGGCGCCACCAGCTCGCCGGAGAAGGCCGCGCAGGCCCTGGAGTTCGGCTACGACGCGGTCGTCACGTACGACCGGCTGGAGGAGGAGGTCCGGCGGCTGACCGACGGCGCCGGGGTCGACGTCGTCCTCGACTCCATCGGCGGCGACACCCGTGGCACGGCCAACGGGCTGCTCGCGACGCTCGGCCGGCACGTCATCTTCGGCGACGCGGCCGCGCAGGACACCTCCTACCAGGCCAACCACGTATGGTTCACCGGCACCGCCCTGGTGGGCTACAACCTCGGCGGCCTGGCCAACAGCCGCCCCGGGGTCCTCGGCGACCACCTGCGCAGCGCCCTGCGCGCGGTGGCCGACGGCTCGGTCCGCATCGAGGTCACCGAGCTGCCGCTGGCGGACGTGGCCAAGGCCCACGAGCTGCTGGAGTCGCGCGCCTCCGTCGGCAAGTACGTCGTAGCCGTCGACGGCCGGTGA
- a CDS encoding MBL fold metallo-hydrolase: MLVLGFPAGSFGTNCYVLAAGPDGPCVVVDPGQDATASVRTALGQRGLQLEAVLLTHGHMDHTWSVAPLCEELGVPAYIHPLDREMLVRPEAGLPADFPAAVLRGFPRSEPELVRPLPDEGLLSVAGLEIEVHHAPGHTPGSVAYSLQTGEDALLLTGDSLLADGLGRAFPPVGDPDVLAGSMSRVCGPRRDRTTVLPGHGGTTTVGAVRRFL, translated from the coding sequence GTGCTCGTCCTCGGATTTCCGGCCGGCTCCTTCGGTACGAACTGCTACGTGCTGGCGGCGGGCCCCGACGGCCCGTGCGTCGTCGTGGACCCGGGGCAGGACGCGACCGCGTCGGTACGCACCGCCCTGGGACAGCGCGGCCTCCAGCTGGAGGCGGTCCTGCTGACCCACGGCCACATGGACCACACCTGGTCCGTGGCGCCGCTGTGCGAGGAGCTCGGCGTGCCCGCGTACATCCACCCCCTGGACCGGGAGATGCTGGTCCGCCCCGAGGCGGGGCTGCCTGCGGACTTCCCGGCGGCCGTGCTGCGGGGCTTCCCCCGCTCGGAGCCCGAGCTGGTGCGCCCGCTGCCCGACGAGGGCCTGCTCAGTGTCGCGGGCCTGGAGATCGAGGTGCACCACGCCCCGGGCCACACGCCGGGTTCGGTGGCGTACTCGCTGCAGACCGGCGAGGACGCGCTGCTGCTGACCGGGGACAGTCTGCTCGCGGACGGCCTCGGCCGGGCGTTCCCGCCGGTGGGGGACCCGGACGTACTGGCCGGCTCGATGTCCAGGGTCTGCGGCCCGCGACGGGACCGGACCACGGTGCTGCCGGGTCACGGGGGCACCACCACGGTGGGCGCGGTACGCAGGTTCCTCTAG
- a CDS encoding MarR family winged helix-turn-helix transcriptional regulator → MSRSSRVAEFEQEVAARVGHVIKRAEQALIGEKSRVLRDLGLTVPQYAALMALSYSPGMSGAQLARVCLVTPQSMATVLANLESKRLIERQTSDLHQKVLVTKLTPAGRALVKKADTVARKVEAKLSNALSADEQKQLRDLLERCITALTEEETP, encoded by the coding sequence ATGAGCCGGTCGTCCAGAGTGGCTGAATTCGAACAGGAAGTGGCTGCTCGAGTAGGACACGTCATTAAGCGTGCCGAACAGGCATTGATCGGCGAGAAGAGCAGAGTTCTCCGCGATCTCGGCCTGACAGTTCCACAGTATGCGGCACTGATGGCGCTCTCCTATTCACCGGGCATGTCAGGTGCGCAGCTGGCGCGCGTCTGCCTCGTGACGCCTCAGAGCATGGCCACGGTACTGGCCAATCTCGAGTCGAAGCGCTTGATCGAGCGGCAGACTTCCGACCTTCATCAAAAGGTGCTCGTCACCAAGTTGACGCCGGCCGGACGCGCTCTTGTCAAGAAAGCCGACACCGTCGCCCGCAAGGTGGAAGCGAAGCTTTCCAATGCCTTGTCGGCCGATGAGCAGAAGCAGTTGCGGGATCTTCTGGAACGGTGCATCACCGCCCTGACGGAAGAGGAAACCCCGTAA
- a CDS encoding 4'-phosphopantetheinyl transferase family protein, translated as MTTPAGLSSAVLRLDRPVGAQRLPARGEALVRFVDAGTQAPFAERLAPGVLDPAERRRADRFARPQDRGSYLVAHVALRLMLGALLDTAPRDLVMTRDACPECGGPDGRPVLVGGRAHFSLSHSRDAVFVACASTPVGVDVEALPAPRVVAQSEDFFHPDESAELAAFPEAGRPAAFARLWTRKEAHLKGTGAGLGHGGHRTYLGTGPAADSVRPHWSLTDLPAPEGYAAALALRAPSAHWR; from the coding sequence ATGACCACACCCGCCGGCCTCAGCTCCGCCGTGCTGCGGCTCGACCGGCCGGTCGGGGCGCAGCGGCTGCCCGCTCGCGGCGAGGCACTGGTGCGGTTCGTCGACGCCGGGACCCAGGCCCCTTTCGCGGAACGCCTCGCCCCCGGCGTGCTCGACCCGGCCGAGCGCCGGCGGGCCGACCGGTTCGCGCGCCCCCAGGACCGCGGCTCCTATCTCGTCGCGCACGTCGCGCTGAGGCTGATGCTGGGCGCCCTGCTCGACACCGCGCCGCGCGACCTGGTGATGACCCGCGACGCCTGCCCCGAGTGCGGCGGCCCGGACGGGCGGCCGGTCCTCGTGGGCGGCCGTGCCCACTTCTCCCTGTCGCACAGCCGCGACGCGGTCTTCGTGGCCTGTGCTTCCACGCCGGTCGGGGTGGACGTGGAGGCCCTGCCCGCGCCGCGGGTGGTGGCGCAGAGCGAGGACTTCTTCCACCCCGACGAGAGCGCCGAACTCGCCGCGTTCCCCGAGGCCGGCCGCCCTGCGGCGTTCGCCCGCCTGTGGACGCGCAAGGAGGCACATCTCAAGGGCACCGGAGCGGGACTGGGACACGGCGGCCACCGGACCTACCTGGGCACGGGCCCGGCCGCCGATTCCGTCCGCCCGCACTGGTCCCTCACCGACCTTCCGGCCCCC